The genomic stretch ATGCCTTTTCTTTACTCTAGATAAAATGCAATTATTTGATCTCATATCGTAACAGTGTTAAGTGCACGAGAGGATCTCCATTCAGGTTTATcataaaacaacaacaacaatcataTTTTCTTCAAATATTGGCCCCATCAAGGAGCTAGAACAGCTTTCTTAAGTCAGACAAGCCTATTGTCAAAACCTTATGTTTGAAACAATAATATGTCCAGAAAGGCTTCTGCTATCCTGCTTAGGTCAACATTACTGAAGATTGTTAGGTCAACACttgaataaaatttattcaaataacaTATAAACTAAATTGCTCCTGCATCATGGAGTCAGCTACACATCTTTTCACACCTTGAGCTTGAGCTTTGTGTAAAGCAATATTTGTAGTTAAATTGAGAACATTCACATCTATCTTATTGTTTTTAGGTCCCCCTCTATTATGGAATGGGAAAAGCAACGTATTATGAAAATGTCATAGTTATAGGTTGAATGGGATAAGCAACTACAACAGCAGAAATTTGGCATCTATTATGAAAATTTCACATTTATATTCTCAGACAAGAAAATTCGTTAGGTTTTTCTCTTCAGAATAATTTATATTTGGTATCTATTCCATATACCAAAAGAAATGGCCACATCTTGTAACATTAGTGCATAAATAACACATGGTGCTAAAAAACATAGTAAAATTTGTGTTCGGCATATGAACTATGAACATAGACAAGACAAGTCTCTGCAGCATGTCCAAATGGTCAGTGCCACACAGAGGCCAGACAAGGTTCTCGACCTTCTACAGTTTGTGATCAAGTCTCTAGAAAGCAGGGAGACACCTACACTGAGACCAAACTTGCAGCCAACAAAGCTAAATAGCAATACAAATACTATGATATTTTAATTACTAGCCAGTATCAAAAACATCAACCTACAGCCAATGGTTCAAAATCGAACCCTTTTTATCAGAGTTAGCGCGATGAGTAAAAAGGGTAACCAAGCAATATCTATAAGCCAAAAATAAAACTTGATGGGTGGATATTACAATACCTGACACGCAGTCCCGCAGTACCACGCAACCTGACAAGCCGAGCACTTTCTCGAGTCGTTGGAGGCGAAGCAGCCATCACAACTTGAGCCGCTAGAAGTCTTGTTCGGCGTCGACGCATAGGGTTCCTGGAATATGATCACATCACCTAGAGAAAAACCCTTTGTCAGCAATCTTTGATACCATTTGCCCAATTTCAAAAGCTACAAGGATATCACCGAGCGTGTTATGCTATGAAAACCCCTCCGCTTGCATTACCACCGAAGCCAAAAGAATCAATAACCCAAAGTTGGTCGAGCAGGGTAGAGACTTTTCGTCGAGCACTCGTTGATCAAAGATGAATCTAGTACCAAGTGATGGACTAGTACAAGAGACGGACGGGAAAGAAGCGGAGACTCACCAGGAGCGAAGTCGCGGGTGGTGATCAGCCCCCGGCCTTTGCCCGGAATCGAGGCGACCGCCAAGCCGCGGGCCGCAAGCGCGCTCTGCAACTCCTCCATCCACCCCGTATCGAAGCGtcgatcctcttcttcttctagcGCCGTGTGGTGCCTCTTCGCTGTGCTACAGCCCCCACCGGAATCACTCTCGGTGCGGCTTCTCCCTGGAGGAGTTTGCCTGCAACCTCTCCGGCCTTTTCTCACCCTATATACAATCGACGCTCGTCGTCGCCTGGGCTGAGCCAAGCGAGGCCGGGCTGGGCTGGACCTGTAATAACAAGCCCAGCTTGTGCTATGAAACACACTGCCGTCTTATCGGAATGAGGAATGATCACAAATCATAtaaaattctttttcttttttttttttgcttttctacAAAGAAAAGTAACGAAAACAGATTTCGAGATACGataaattatcaattttttttatcaaccTTTCAAATCTCATAAACTTAAGATATCCAACTAAACAGGAgtgaatataatattttaattaaatagtaTAAAAGAGGAGCATGGCATATTTTAATACCATCTCATGTGACTCATGTCTCGTACATCAAAGTTCGCTATGTCACGACGCACCACTCGTATTGATACGATAGGAGATCGGTATGGACAATATATACTTGTTTATTCGGAAGTCCCTATTGTATCATATATCGATACATCGATATGTATTGTATCAATGGTCAATACATTCATATGGATCGATAAGATAAATCATGATATTAACAATGAACTTTCacgaataaaaagaaaaactaatCATGTTAAGATAAATATTTATCTTCAATCAAATTCGACTTGTTGCATCATCGTCAACAAAATATCAACTACTATGTCAACGTGtgttcaataaaaaatattttaaaaatattttcttatgtgAAATATTTCTCATGACCGTTAATAGTCAAAAAAACCGagtataaaataaaaatcaattcaCCTTAAGAATTGACTTGAATATTTGAGAAATCATATCGAAAATTCGTTTAATATCGATCTTGATGTAAGTCAACCTCATATCAAACACCCGGTGGATCATAAGACTCTTAAAGCAAGTCGAGTTTGAAACTGAGTCGGATTAGTCGAAGTAACAAAATAacgaagaaaataagaaaaacaaatCAGAATAATTCAACATtgtaaggaaaaaagaaataaataaagaagTAATGCAAAGACAAAAACAAGTGATTAAAACCAAAAGACCCTCTCAAAAATATTCCTTAGACGGCTTCATTTAATATCTACTCAGCAAAATATCACTCTCATAGAAACGTTGTGCCATCTAATACAGATCTATCTATAAGGAAGAAAACAAGCTTCCGATGGACTAACACACGAATGAACTACCCATCAAAACATGAGCATCCGAACAGAATACTTCATTTGACAAGCAAAGGATGAACAACATGGCTCATCTCCGAACAATGACGCAATAAAAGATGTAATATTAGTCTGCTAATGCATAGCTCCAATGCTAGTGTTCTAATGATTCCAAGTTTCTCAGACAATGATAAGTCCTTTTCATCCAATCCGTAGAATCCTTCTGCATGCAATGAAGCATAGTCTACGCAATGAACAGCGTTTCAAAGACAATACACACGCAAGGTGTCTTGATCTTTTCTTCCTCTGTGCACTTCCTTGTAGTTGGTCCTTGTAAGGATTTGATTTAGCAGCAGCCTTACAGTCCCTCATGAACATATTATATTCCAGCTAAAAGTAGGTCTTAAATGCACCACATGAGAAGTGTTTGAtcttttcttcctcctttctTACTCACAGTTGGAATTGATGCCTCCTCCTTACCACGCCTGCACTGCCAAAGCTGCAAAGGAAAAAGGATCGAAAGGACATATGGATGCTCTGAACATGAGCATATGGAGAGTGCAACCATGTTTTAGAGATCATATCTTGAATGCTATAAAGAAGCTATCAGTAGTAAATGCAGCCAAACACTATATCACTGTTGAGAACCAAGAAGCAGATGAGCCTCTTTCATCACCAGACATAGGTACAAAGATCACTTCAAGAAAACTCCAAATGGGAGACAGCACATAAAACGCCATTATTCACTATAGGGCACAGTTGTCTTAGCAACTTGAGATCTTATTATATAGTCACATAGTTTTACACAAAGGTTCGTCttagttaaattaagaatattgaacgggattatatattttttattaataaaattatctatttttttattttttaaaacataaatttaaaatgtttgaatgatattttttttaaaaaaaatagtcttctttcaatagataTATTCATTTTTTGTTCTCTCGATTGatacttctttttttcttctgataTCCGAGTTATTATAGGGTTTTAAAATAATGTTATAATGTTTTtcttattcatataaaaaaaatactatatccTCAACAAAAAAAACACTGTAAATGAGTCCTAATATAAATTATTGTGTTATTTCCATTGCATACTATGTCAATAAATTGATattgatataatttatattaagatgTTTGATACAAGTTATAAAAAGTCAATTATGATGTTTTGGAATGTTGTTACCGTgtttttattcatatacaaaaaaaaacattatatttgaataaaaaatattgtaaatggtTCATGATACAAATtcttatatatctttttattttatacAATAATCAACAAATAGATATGAACATAATTTGCATTGAGGTGCTTGATACAagtcataaaaaattatttacgaTGTTTTGGTACATACGAAAAATATTATATCTCAACACAAAAATACAATAAGTGAGTCACGATATAAATTATTGTGATTATTTTTGTTGCCTAATATGTCAATAAATGAATATAAACATAATCGATACATGTTATAAAAAATCAATTACACTATTTTAAAATGCCATTACATTGTttttgttcatatatatatatatatatatatatataatttacattGAGGTGTTTGATGCAAGTTATAAAAAGTCAATTGCACTATTTTGAAACGTTGTTATATTATTTTCGTTGAtatgtataaaatattatttttttcaataaaaaaaaatactataaagggGTTATCATACAAATTCTTGTGAAACTTTTCATTTATACAATATCAATAAATGGAGAGCGATATAATTTACATAGAGATATTTGATACAATTTTGAAACAttgttataatatattttttttatacaaaaaaatattatatataaatagaaaaatattataaatatattatcaaacaattctttttattcttttgaatGCATACAATGTCAATAATAGATAAGTGCATTTTATATTTCAGCATATGTGTCTATATATAGAACCTTGTTCCACATAAGtttattatttcataatattttttatttttgagataCAACATTGTTAACACTTTGATACCATGGACTGGACTGAGAATTGGTATGGTTTGATCTTATCTCGAAGACTTATGGTTTTCCGGGAATGTTCTTGTGATGGCTAAGTGAGAAGGTTAGTGTTGGATAGAAGCTAGCATGAGCAGTTCCGAGGTAGTCTTTGTGCTTCTAAGGTTGCTCAAAAACAAAAAGGCTACAATGAGTTTTGATCTCCTCGAGGGCCCTACACAATAGGTCGATGTTTGAGGGGTGAGACTTTTCAACCCGATCCCTCCAACACTCGGATTAGTGATTGGAGTGAGAACTATTTTGGGGCTTCGAGTCCCGTCCCTATTCAAGCATTAAGGATCGATTTTTATATCTACAAAGCCGGTAGGAAGGGATTGTCGATGACAAGGACTACTCGTACGTCCTTCTGTGACGTATTCAAGTGGACGATCGATCCGTATGGCTCCTGCGACATGGCACCTACAGAGAACGACAAATGAAGTGTTGTCTGCCAATCTTATAATTTGATAGTGTTGAGCTCAAACGATTTTTTGTGGGCTATTACTCGTAAATGCCAACGAGGGGAGGAGCGCTAGTGACCTCGTCTTATCTTTCATCTCAGTTCCTTAGCGCTGGTGGTGAGTTGTGATTGatgttgaaatattttatatcaaatatattttgtatataaattATGATCAAATACATTTATTGACATTGTATGTaacagaaaaatataaaaaaaatatatcatggctCTTATAGTgtttttctaataatattttgAAACACTATAACAACTTGGATCTGATCGATCAATAGGGTGTAAAAAGGAACTATTTTATTATGACGAGTGAGACATATTTAGGATATTAGAGTGAAAAAAAATCATCGGATAACTAAAAAGGAGATGCACCTCCCAggaaaaattcaaaaataaagactttttggaaaaattaataaaaaatatttaagtttttCTTTGAAAGGTATAAGACTCGTTTGGGAGCATAAAAAAGCTGATAACAATAACAAAACCATAATATTGCTCGCTATTAAGCTCTATAAAAGAATAATATATTTGATTAAATCAAAAGTATTTAAGTTTTTATTAAAATGAATAAGAAAGATTCATAAAACactctaaaaaaattataaatcattctcttatatatgattttttttaggaCTATAGATATAAAGGAGAACTgaattgatttatataaaaaaaacgaAAATAGCTAAAAACAAATTGCTATTATTAATTTGTACTTAAATACTTACAATTAGTCATTTGAAATCATCAACCTTTACGTGGGTTCCAACTCACCTAATGGACTTCACGCCCCCGATTACTTCCGCATTCATCTCCTGCGCGCCCCATACACCGTATTCTCTCGCTTGGACGATCGCCGTCCTCCGCGTGGAAGACGAAACGTTGGCTTAGACACGCTTCCTTATCTTATTTGTTTTTTACAATACGCGTGCAATAAGAAGATGCAGCTGATCGGTCAAGGACACGATGATGCCCTATTGACCATCAGTTGTCCGACATCCCGTACGAGACGCATACGATTCCGCGTGCTCTTTGTCCGCGTGGCAGCTAACCGAAGGAACTCAACGTTGTCTTGGTGTTATCGACTTGTATCCCATCCCACACAAGAATAGGCTGATCGAAAGCGTAGGAGAGCTGCTTGGCCCAGAACAGAAAGCAGCACTATTCAAGACGTGTCAATCTTTTATTGACAGAGTTCGATTCCTAGACCACTAGTACCGCGACACATACTGACCGATTCCAAACTCTATCCAAAGCATAGTAGCTGAACAGGCTCCAGGCGGTCGCTCTCGGGTAATCTCACTGCGGAAACCGGACTCGATAAAACACAGACAGACGCCCCCTTCTCGGGGAATGTCGTCGGTGGGATGACGCCAGCATCCTACGGACGATTGCATGCAATCACTACGCAGACAAGCTTCCGCCGTCCATATTGTAGATAGACGGCTGACGATCATCCGCATTCATTTTCTACGCGGCTAGAGACGTGGGACCCAGCGGAGATAGCCGCGACTGGGATTTTTATATACGTTATTAAGACTCGAATCCAAGAGGACGACCAGGTCGACTCCCGCAGTCGGTTTCGCCCGATCGAATCGAGGGTTTCGGCATCCTCGGGGAAAACGCAGGCGACGAGGTCGGCTTGGAGCTGTCTTGGTCGATCCCGGATCCACTTCTTCGGTTGGCGTTGGAATCGGTAAGACGCCTTTTCGAACTCCACCATtgttgttcctctctctctcttcgttcgattcgttttttctcttcttctttgctgAGTCATGCTGATCTTCTTTCGTTTTATTGCCGCGGCCGCTCGAATTTGAGCTGCTTGAGAGAGAATTTTAGAGCGTGGTGCTTGGATCTTGTTGGTTTGTGGAGTGGAAGTGGGAATTAGTGGTGTTTTAGTGATTTGGATTTCCAGAGCTGGGTTCACTTAGACAGGAATTCTATTGCTAGATTTTGGGGATTTTGTCTTAAAGAAGCTGCCTTCAGAGTTGTTCTTGCGTTTAGCTCGTTCATGAAATTAAATGTGGTTTGGCTCCTCGGGGCATATGCTTGCCGCTTCAGTGAAGGGCTTCACTATTGGTAGAGAAAAATTACATCTTGGGATACATGCCTTTCGCATACGTGTTATATGTTAATCTGGAGATCTTTTAGACGTCATTAGTTTCTTGTTAGCTCTTGCAATCTGTTGCTGAAGAGTTATGTTGTGTCTCTTTTGTGTGTGTTTTTCTTAGCACAAATTTAAGTTAGATCAGTATGATTTTGCGTGTATGTGTGTGTGAGCAGATCCATTTTTGTTCTTCGACTTCATTTTTGCTGGTAAAAGATGATAGAAGTCTAATTTTAACTGGAATTTGGATCGGTTCTAATAATCTAGGAAATATTTTTCAGGCACACGGAATGGCTATAAAGTCGAGTTCAGGAGAGGGAAGGACCAGGAGCTCATTAACCATAATTATTGTGGTCGGCCTCTGTTGCTTTTTCTATGTTTTGGGTGCATGGCAGAGGAGTGGTTTTGGGAGGGGTGATAGTATTGCACTACAGGTTACTCAGCAGACAGAATGCACAATTTCACCGAATCTAAACTTTGAGACCCACCATGGTGGATCAGGCAGCCTTAGTGATCTTGGTGATTCAGTAGTCAAGACATTTGAGGCGTGCCATGACCGTTACACTGATTACACTCCTTGCCAGGATCAAAAGCGGGCCATGACCTTCCCACGAGAGAACATGATCTACAGAGAGAGACATTGCCCGCTTGATAAGGAGAAACTGTATTGTCTTATACCAGCACCTAAGGGATATGTTGCCCCTTTTCCATGGCCTAAGAGCCGTGATTATGTTCCCTATGCTAATGTCCCATACAAGAGCTTGACAGTCGAGAAGGCTGTTCAGAATTGGGTTCAGTATGAGGGCAATGTATTCAGGTTTCCTGGCGGAGGAACGCAGTTCCCACAAGGCGCAGACAAATATATAGACCAACTTGCATCTGTTATTCCAATTGCTAATGGAACTGTCAGAACTGCATTAGACACTGGTTGCGGGGTATGCTATAACTAATCGTTTAATCCTCTTTTTTTATCGATTCATTTTAATTGTGCAAGACTTTTATTTTGGAAACTTTTAGTCATCGCATTAATGATAAAATTTGTCATTAATTGCTCATAGGTTGCTAGTTGGGGTGCTTATTTGTTGAAAAGGAATGTGTTAGCCATGTCGTTTGCACCAAGGGACTCTCACGAGGCACAGGTACAGTTCGCGCTAGAACGAGGTGTTCCTGCTGTTATTGGTGTCCTTGGCTCAATTAAGCTTCCATACCCATCTAGAGCCTTTGATATGGCTCACTGTTCAAGGTGCTTGATTCCGTGGGGTGCAAATGGTGAGAGCtaatgtttcttcttttttattcgtTGATTTGCTCTTGGCGAAACTCCATTCTCTGATTTGTTCTGGCCATATTTCTAACACTTTTTTGGTATTTTCTCTCGTCAGATGGAATTTACATGATGGAGGTGGATAGGGTTCTCAGGCCTGGTGGTTATTGGGTACTTTCAGGCCCGCCAATTAACTGGAAGAGTAACTATCAGGCATGGCAGCGTACAAAAGAGGATCTTTCAGAGGAACAAGAGAAGATAGAGGAAATCGCTAAACTTCTTTGCTGGGAAAAGGTTTCCGAGAAGGGAGAAATCGCCATTTGGAGGAAGAGAATCAATGCTGAATCCTGCCCTGGAAGGCAAGATGAAAACCCCATAAATGTATGCAAAGCAACAAACCCTGATGATGTTTGGTAGGTTATATTTCTTCTCCCACCATTGCAATTTTTTATCAGATATAAATTTTTTGtcagataattttttttctattttaattttctCACTAAGCTGATTTGATGTTGTTACCAGGGAAATTTCCCTTAATAGAACTATTTCCACTCATCTGGTCCTACCTGTAAAGTCCTTAAATTGTGATACGCATTACTTATATATTTGTTGCCATCTAAAGTAATATGAATCGACAGGCTAACTTAAACTAGACACagatatcaaaataaatttgCTGATGTTATTGAACGTGAACCAGTTTAGAGTTCACTGCTTCTGAGTGATGTGCAGTGGTTTAGAGACCCACAGATGAAACTCAAAAAAGATACCCACGTGATCCAACCATCAATCTTACACCTGCTATGTAGCACACTATTTTGATCTTTTATCTTCCCATTTTATGCTGACTAAGTTGTCTTTATTTAGTTTCCTTTGTGGGTGACTAAAGCACTTCTTGTAAATGGTAACTGCAATATATAGCATGCACTCCAATTAGTTTCTTCTCTATTGTAATATTTGAGTAGTTCCAGTAAAATGAGATAATCAATCTcaaaaatttgaacaataaattgTGAACATTTTCTGTGTTTCTCCAAGTTGCCTTTGTATTAGAtattttttctgtagcatttaacacgTTTTGGTGATCTTAGGTACAAGAAGATGGAATCTTGTGTTAACCAATATCCTGAAGTTAGTAGTGCTGAAGAGGTTGCAGGAGGTGAATTGAAGCCATTCCCTCAAAGGCTAAAAGCTATTCCACCTAGAATAGCTAGTGGTTCTGTGCCTGATTTCTCAGTCAAATCTTATCAAGGAGATGTCAAACTGTGGCAAAAGCATGTTAAAGCTTATAAGAAAATCAATAAGTTACTTGACACGGGAAGGTACCGCAACATAATGGATATGAATGCAGGTTTGGGTAGCTTTGCAGCAGCAATTGAGTCTCCAAAATTATGGGTGATGAATGTTGTTCCTACAATTGCTGAGATGTCTACATTAGGTGTTATTTATGACCGTGGGTTAATCGGCATATATCATGACTGGTATGTGTTTGCTTAATGTTTCTTTTTAAGAATGTAGACACTCAAACGAAACAAGCTGAATACTCACAATACTAAAGAATTTCCTTTTGCTGTCAAATTTTCTGAGCTTGCTCAAATTGTAAATtt from Musa acuminata AAA Group cultivar baxijiao chromosome BXJ1-3, Cavendish_Baxijiao_AAA, whole genome shotgun sequence encodes the following:
- the LOC135615060 gene encoding probable methyltransferase PMT2 — protein: MAIKSSSGEGRTRSSLTIIIVVGLCCFFYVLGAWQRSGFGRGDSIALQVTQQTECTISPNLNFETHHGGSGSLSDLGDSVVKTFEACHDRYTDYTPCQDQKRAMTFPRENMIYRERHCPLDKEKLYCLIPAPKGYVAPFPWPKSRDYVPYANVPYKSLTVEKAVQNWVQYEGNVFRFPGGGTQFPQGADKYIDQLASVIPIANGTVRTALDTGCGVASWGAYLLKRNVLAMSFAPRDSHEAQVQFALERGVPAVIGVLGSIKLPYPSRAFDMAHCSRCLIPWGANDGIYMMEVDRVLRPGGYWVLSGPPINWKSNYQAWQRTKEDLSEEQEKIEEIAKLLCWEKVSEKGEIAIWRKRINAESCPGRQDENPINVCKATNPDDVWYKKMESCVNQYPEVSSAEEVAGGELKPFPQRLKAIPPRIASGSVPDFSVKSYQGDVKLWQKHVKAYKKINKLLDTGRYRNIMDMNAGLGSFAAAIESPKLWVMNVVPTIAEMSTLGVIYDRGLIGIYHDWCEAFSTYPRTYDLIHANGVFSLYRNKCKMEDILLEMDRILRPEGAVIFRDDVDVLIKVKKIVGGMRWNIKLVDHEDGPLVPEKILVAVKQYWVGGNKSKKDKH